In Quercus robur chromosome 11, dhQueRobu3.1, whole genome shotgun sequence, the following proteins share a genomic window:
- the LOC126704956 gene encoding uncharacterized protein LOC126704956, whose protein sequence is MATTNNVQGDELQPTALERQVQTLMATVEHLTKQNQDLEEQLRQKNAAMGTQGENQEGTSAERRDQEGPEGSNAPSRPKRQDMSCPSVTDMAQPHIVTEMQAMKEQMDVMMNALKGRVSSDLDDLVHRTDSPFTASVNSFPLPPKFRMPQVENYDGNKDPLDHLESFKTLMHLQGVPDEIICRSFPTTLKGPARIWFSRLTPNSISTFKELSAQFASHFIGGHRYKKSTACLISIKQREDETLRSYIARFNKEALSIDEANDKILVAAFTNGLQNGKFLFSLYKNDPKTMSDVLYRATKYMNAEDALLTREKRERQEDTRHDRGQKMARTGDAERTEATPPMEHQAPTEVLPVKRMA, encoded by the coding sequence ATGGCAACTACCAACAACGTTCAGGGAGACGAGCTGCAACCCACTGCCCTGGAGAGGCAGGTCCAAACCCTCATGGCAACAGTGGAACATCTCACCAAACAGAATCAGGACCTTGAAGAACAGCTACGGCAAAAGAACGCCGCTATGGGTACCCAAGGGGAAAATCAAGAAGGTACCAGTGCCGAGCGAAGAGACCAAGAGGGGCCGGAAGGTAGTAATGCCCCAAGCAGACCCAAGCGACAAGATATGAGCTGTCCATCCGTCACTGATATGGCTCAACCCCACATTGTCACGGAGATGCaagcgatgaaggaacagatggacgtcatgatgaacgccctcaaAGGACGGGTGTCCAGCGACCTTGATGATCTGGTCCACCGAACCGACTCGCCGTTCACTGcgtccgtcaactccttcccccttcCACCAAAGTTTCGTATGCCGCAAGTGGAAAACTACGACGGAAACAAAGACCCTCTAGATCATTTGGAgtccttcaagaccctgatgcaccttcagggggtACCCGACGAGATCATATGCAGATCTTTCCCCACCACGCTAAAGGGTCCCGCAAGGATATGGTTTAGCAGGCTGACGCCTAACTCCATCAGTACtttcaaggagctaagcgcCCAGTTTGCttcgcacttcatcggaggacacaGGTATAAGAAGTCTACAGCATGCTTGATAAGCATCAAGCAGCGGGAAGATGAGACGCTAAGGTCTTACATAGCACGCTTTAACAAAGAGGCGCTTTCAATTGATGAAGCtaacgacaagatacttgtagcCGCTTTCACAAATGGGCTGCAGAATGGTAAGTTCCTATTTTCACTATATAAGAACGACCCGAAGACTATGTCGGACGTGCTTTACAGGGCaaccaagtacatgaatgctgagGACGCGCTTCTGACtcgagagaagagagaaaggcaAGAGGATACGCGACATGACAGAGGGCAGAAGATGGCAAGAACTGGAGACGCTGAACGGACAGAAGCTACACCGCCCATGGAACACCAagcacctacggaagtactaccagtaAAAAGGATGGCATGA